TGACCCACGGCGGCACCCAGCGCTGTGGCCGCAGCCGCACCAGGACGCGCAGCACGAAGCTAGCGAGTACCCCAGGAGCGAACCGGACCGCCTTGCTGAGCCTGCTTCTCCGTGGGGTCACCCAGGCAGGGTGTCAGCGACGGCTGCCGAGGTCCAGCGTGACCCACGGGCGGCCCTTGCTGTACCTGACCCCGAAGCCCGCCTCCTTGTAGGAGCAGCGCTGGATGTTCGCGCGGTGCCCAGGGCTGTTCATCCACATGGTGAACGTGGCCTTCGGCGTACCGGCTCCCCAGGCGATGTTCTCGGCCAGGCCGGTCCACCGCTTGTAGCCCGCCTTGGTGATGCGCTTGGCGAGGCCGAGCTCCCGGGGCAGCTGGTGCGACAGGTTCCCGGCCGCCACCATCTTGCGGGTGTGCTTGCGGGCCGCCTTGACCAGTGCGGTGTTGCGCTTGACCGCCTTGCAGCCGACCTGCGCACGACGGGCGTTGGTCAGGGCGAGCAGCTGGGCCTCGAACTGGCCGGTGGTCAGCGCCGTCGTACGCGGGGCCGACGAGGGCTCCGGCGCGGCGGCGCGGGCACTCCCGACCGGCAGTGCGGTCCCGGCAACCAGGACCAACCCGACGATCCAACCAATCCACGTAATCCGCCCCATGGGGCCACTGTGGCGCCTCGGGGGCGTCTTCCGCAGCAGAATCGGACAATTGGGTCGCGCTGGTGCAAGGTCAGCAGGAGTCGCCCGCATCGGGCACGGCCCTGTCGACGTTGTTGCGCAGGTAGACGAAACGCTCGCAGAGCGTCCCCACCCGCCGGTAGCGCTCGCTGATCAAGGACCAGGCGCCGCCGAGCTTGAGCCGGGCCTGGGTCTGCGGTCCGCGCACCACCACCCAGGTGGGCGCATCGGGCCCGGCGAGCACGGCGCGCAGGTCCTTCATGTCCGGATCCAGCGTCCGGGCCGGCAGGCTCCAGGGGTACTCGTACGGCGAGGACATCCCCGAGGCGCGGAGCACCTCGGGGTCGCCGAAGGTGACCAGGACCGTGTCGCCGGGGCGCTTGACCCGGCCCAGGGCGTCGCCGACCTGGGTCGCGGGGGAGCCAGGCGGGATGAACGCCGCGATCACGGCGCTCACCACGGCGGCGACCGCCATGAGCTGGACGGTACGGCGGATCGCGACCGGCGAGCGGAACAGCACCGCCCCGGCGGCGAGAGCCACCGCAGGGATGGCCTCGACCAGGTAGTGCAACCAGTAGGAGCCGCCGGCGACGATCGAGAACGTCGCCCAGGCGAGCAGCGCCACGATCGCCCACGCGAAGGCCAGGTCCTTGGTCCTCCAGGTGCCGCGGATGAGGAAGATGCCGACGGCCAGGGGCAACCCGCTGCCGATGACCGAGAGGGTGAGCAGGGCGAGGCGCTGTCCGGAGGCTTCGGCGACCGAGGGGTTGTCGGCGATCACGCGGGCGGCCTTGACCCGGAACGGGTAGGTCGCCTCGTAGACATCGGCGGGTGACGTCCCGTGCGCGACCGCCCAGAGGCTTACCAGTCCGAAGGCGATACCGGCGCCGAGAGCGGCCAGGCCGACCCGTTGGACGAGCTGCCCCCAGGTGACCCGGCGCTGGCGCCAGGCGAAGATCCAGAACACGGCGGCGAAGACGACGACGTCGACCATGTTCTGCTTGACCAGCAGGGCGGAGACCGCTGCGGCACCCGTCGCCAGGGCCGCGAGCCGGGCGGTGCGTTCCTCGTCGCTCAGCACCGCCTCGGTCGCGGTGCGCAGCCCCAGAGCGAGGAACGGCAGCGCCATCAGCTCACCGTTGACGCTCGCGGCTCCGGCGAGCGGCCCGCCGAGCAGGGCGGCGGCGACCACTGCGGTGACCGAGGCGGCCCGGTCGTCGAGGACGCGGCGGGCGGTGGAGGCCAGCAGGAGCACCGTCGCCACGGAGATGGCGATGCCGATCACCCGGAGCGCCGGGATCCCGCCGAAGAGGTCCGCGACCTGGAACAGCATCATCAGCAGCGGAGGACGGTCGACCCAGTAGTTGCCGTAGAGCGAGTCGCCCGAGGAGCTCCACTGCCCGGCGAGGACCAGGAACCCGCCCTCGTCGGGGGTGCCTCCGAGGCGGAGCTGGATCAGCCGGAGCCCGATCATCACCAGGACGGCCGCGGGAACCCATGGCAGCGACCACACCGAGGAACGGCGCCCGGCGGTCGCCGTCGCGCTGGGAGAGGTCACAGGTCCATGATGCCGGTCGGCCCACCCGCTCAGGCGCGGAACACGTACCGCGAGACCGTCAGCTCTTCCCGCCCGCCAGCGTCCACGCGGCCGGACCCGTCGGCACCGGGATGTCGGCGTACGTGACGATGCCGGGGCGGGCCGCGACGACGTGCCGGACGGCGTTGAGCACGGGCAGACCGGTGATCGTCATGCCGATGCCGTGCATGTCCTCGACAGTCAGCGTG
The DNA window shown above is from Marmoricola sp. OAE513 and carries:
- a CDS encoding glycosyltransferase family 39 protein; the protein is MTSPSATATAGRRSSVWSLPWVPAAVLVMIGLRLIQLRLGGTPDEGGFLVLAGQWSSSGDSLYGNYWVDRPPLLMMLFQVADLFGGIPALRVIGIAISVATVLLLASTARRVLDDRAASVTAVVAAALLGGPLAGAASVNGELMALPFLALGLRTATEAVLSDEERTARLAALATGAAAVSALLVKQNMVDVVVFAAVFWIFAWRQRRVTWGQLVQRVGLAALGAGIAFGLVSLWAVAHGTSPADVYEATYPFRVKAARVIADNPSVAEASGQRLALLTLSVIGSGLPLAVGIFLIRGTWRTKDLAFAWAIVALLAWATFSIVAGGSYWLHYLVEAIPAVALAAGAVLFRSPVAIRRTVQLMAVAAVVSAVIAAFIPPGSPATQVGDALGRVKRPGDTVLVTFGDPEVLRASGMSSPYEYPWSLPARTLDPDMKDLRAVLAGPDAPTWVVVRGPQTQARLKLGGAWSLISERYRRVGTLCERFVYLRNNVDRAVPDAGDSC
- a CDS encoding CAP domain-containing protein, with the translated sequence MGRITWIGWIVGLVLVAGTALPVGSARAAAPEPSSAPRTTALTTGQFEAQLLALTNARRAQVGCKAVKRNTALVKAARKHTRKMVAAGNLSHQLPRELGLAKRITKAGYKRWTGLAENIAWGAGTPKATFTMWMNSPGHRANIQRCSYKEAGFGVRYSKGRPWVTLDLGSRR